The window TCTGATAAAATTGAACGAAAATAATTTTAAAAATAAAGATATGAAAATCAATCACATTCTCACGTTCTTTTTGCTTTCAGGAATGATATCCTGCAACACCATTTCTTATACCGGAGAAACGTATAAAGCTTCAGACAAAATTGATGTTTATTATAAGGAGAATGACATTATCCATCCGTATAAAACAGTTGGAAGGGTTATTACAGTTGCAAGAAATAAGGACAATAAGGCAAAAGAAAAAATCATTGAAAAGGCAAAATCAGTAGGTGCAGATGGTGTTATTTTTTCCGGCATTTATTTTACCGAAGAAAAAACTGCTTCTGCTTATGAAAAAGCTGATGTTATAAAGTACACTGACTGAACTTCAATAAACCTGGTAGCAAAAAAATTGATTCAAAGGTTTTTGAGCCTTAATTCTTTAGAAAGTAAAGCATTATTAATCAATTATAATATGATCTTTACCCCAACGGTAATAGCAAGTAATTATAACAAAATCATATAAATTATAACTAAACTAAAATTTTTAAAATGAAAAAATCAGAAAACAGAAAAGTACTTTCAAGAGAGTATTTAAAAAATGTAATGGGCAACGGAATGAATATCATTATCAAAGAATGTTCATATGAATGCTGCCCTCCTGCCGGAATCCCCAGATGCCCCAGCCTTAATGCATGTCCGGCAGTGGTATGCCCACAATAATTAACATATTTACTAACCAAAAAATATTACAATGAAAAATTTAAGAAATCAAAAAAGCCTTTCCAGAGAACAATTGAAAAGTATTGCCGGAGGCAATGTACAGGGAGTCTGCAGGCTTTCCAACGGTGGCTATGTTCTAAGGGACTGTACATTAAAGTGCCCAAACGGAGGATATCCCATCTGTCCTGCTTAAGGATTAAATTTTATTTAAACTTCAGCCTGCCCGGATAAACCAGACAATCTATCCGGGCTGACTGTACAAACACATTTTATATAGCTCTAATTGAGCTGGTTTTTGTTTATAGCTTTCATTATAGAGACAAATACAGTGCTATCTAGCTCATGATGTAACACTTATCATATCTCGAATGTCTTATTTAAATAGATTCATAATTAATACATGAATTGTATGCATGTATATTGCATAACAAGCTACATTGTAATACATAAAAACATAAAATATATGAAACGCCTGCTCCATTTAATCATTGTACTGAGCGGAACAATGGTAACTGCACAAGAAAAAAAAGATACGGCAGCAACAAAGAAAATAAATGAAATTGTACTGAAAAAAAATAAATTTCAGAGAAAAAATGACCGTTTTATATATGATATAGGAGCTTCTCCGGCAGCAAAAGGGGCTACAGCCTTCAGTATTTTAAAAGAAACTCCCCTGATTTCATCAATGGATGATAAGACTTTACGGATTGCTGGAAAATCAAATGCTGTAATATATATCAATGGTAAAAAAACTCAAATGGATGCTGATGCCCTGGCAGCCTTTTTAAAAAGCATGCCATCTGAAAGTATACAGAAAATAGAGATTATTACTATGCCCGGCAGTGAATTTCAAGTTGAATCTTCAGACGGGGTCATCAATATTATTCTAAAAAAGATAAGAGAAAATGGCTTGAACGGAAGCTTAAGAATGAGCAATAATCAGGGATATTACAACAATCCTGGAATGGGATTTTCTATCAATTACAGAAAAAATAAGCTCGGAATTAATTCAAGTTTTAATAGCAGTGAAAATACCAAACGGCAATATTATATATTGGAAAATGGCAGCAATATAGCTTCAAACCATTCGGAAGGAACCGTATCTGTTCCAAACAAGGACTATGGAGGATATCTGAATATAGATTATGCTTTAAATGACAAAAGCAACCTTGCACTGAGCTATAGCACCTGGTACAACAAAAACTTCACATCGGTTACCAATTTATTTAACACTGTAAATGTATTAAACGATACCGTCTGGAAAACTGACTACAACCGAAGCAAAAATCATGAAAACACCCAATCTTATAATAATTCTGTCAATTTAAACTATGAATTAAAAACAGATTCACTTGGCAGTAAATTAAATATAAATGCAGCCTATCTAAACTTCAGAAAAAAACAGAATAGCCTCAATACAACATCAGCAGCGGATTCTAATGGAAATACAGGAGAAGATATCAGCCAGATTATTCAGGAAACGCCACAGATTATTAACAGCTTTTCTGTAACGGTGGATTATTTTAAGAAATTTAAAAATGATTTCACCCTGTCTTTTGGAGGAAATTACAGCTATACGAAAACAGATAATGATACAGAAACAAGCCTATATCAATTGGCTGCCAATGTAGTAGTTAGAAATCCAAATCATTTTTTTTATCTGGAGAATATTTACGGAGGATATTTGACTGCAGAAAAAAAAATAAGTGATAAAATTTCTGCAAAAGCCGGAATCCGCTATGAATTAACACAAAATAAAGGAAACTCTTATAATGCTCAGGATGACAATTTAAAAAATCTTACGAGAAACTATCACAATATTTTACCTTACGTAAATCTGAATTACTCAATCAGCAAAGACCATAATCTTTCATATTCTTTTTCAGGCCGTATGAAAAGACCCTCATTTTGGGAGGTGAACCCTGTGAGAACCTATTTAACGGAAACTAATTATGTTCAGAATAATCCATTTATGAAAGCATCCGCAGTTTATTCGCAGGAACTTAATTATATGTTCAAAAATTCATATTTTTTCATTGCCGGTCATAAATATTATAAAGATGTTATTCTGCAGGTACCTCTGCAGGGGATAATTTACGGTAACGGCAGCCATGTAAATGTATTGAGGTATATAAGAACTAATTTTGGCAACCGTCAGGAATTAAATTTTACAATCGGTTTCCAGAAATCATTTTTTAAACAGTATTGGAATACCAATGTAAGTATCGGCTTACAGCATAATATTAATGATGGGAGTATTGATACAGATCCGTTAACAGGTGAAAAGTTTCCGGCATATATCAATACCCGAAAATCAAATGGAATAACAATTTCGACTAATAATAGTATAAGACTTGATCAGGCTAAAACATGGTTTGCCAGCATTAATTATTGGTACGTTGGGAATTACCAGATAGAATTGGGACAATTAAGACCACTTGGCAGTTTGGAAATAGGACTCAAAAAAATATGGAATGACTGGACCTTTTCAGCAACCGTTTATGATGTTTTAAATACCAACAGAGTTATAATTGATGATCAGCAACAAAACGGGAATTACAATTATGTCAATATTTACAACTATCCGCGTCAGTTAACTGTTTCTATCTCGTATAATTTCGGAAACAAAAAAATTGAAAAAATACGTGATTTCAATAATGCTTCTGATGAAATCAAAAACAGAACAAAATAATAAAATTGTTATCTGAAAAATATTTAAATTTTCCTATGAAAAAATTTAGTGAATACATAAGTCCAGTGAAAAATAAAATTTTAATCTTAGCAGTAGTACTCTTTTCTGCTGTTGTATTTGGACAAAATAATCAAAATGATGAATATTTTAAGTCTAAAGAAATCATAAAAGAGTTAGATTCTATTGTTAATCCAAATGGAATTCAGGAAAGTTTTTTTGCAAATATTGGAGGTATAAAACAATGGATAAATGTAAGAGGGAAAGATAAAAACAATCCTATTATCATTTTTATACACGGAGGCCCTGCCTCTCCGTTAAGTGCTGTGAGTTGGACTTACCAAAGGGCTTTGGAAGAATATTTTACCGTTGTAAATTACGACCAACGTGGAGCCGGAAAAACTTATCGAGCCAATGATACATTAGCCTTAGGTAAAACGATGCACATTGATACTTTTGTAGATGATGCCCTTGAAATTACCCGGTTGATAACGCAAAAATACAAGCAAAAAAAAGTATTTTTAACAGGACATAGCTGGGGTACAATAATTGGCTTAAAAGCAGCGGTAAAAGCACCTCAATGGTATTATGCCTATATTGGTATTGGGCAAATAATCACTATGCAAGAAAACGAAAAACTTAGCTATGAATATGGTTTGAAAATGGCTAATGAAAAGAATAATACAGAAGCTCTTAAAGAATTACAATCCATTTATCCCTACCCGGGAAATCAACCTGTTACCAGAGAACGTATTATCATTGCCAGAAAATGGCCACAATACTATGGTGGATTAAGCGCTTATAGAAATAATAATTTTTATTATTTCAATGCCCCTTTACTTTATCCCGAATATACAATTGATGATGCAGAAGCCATAGGACTTGGAAGTTTGTTCACATTGGAAAAAGTTATGGATGAATTTCTAAATTTTGATTTTTCAAAAGTTAAAAGTCTTTCCATCCCTGTTATCATGTTGTTAGGAAGACACGACTATACTACCCCCACATTGCCTGTTATTAAATGGATGAATCAACTAAAAGCTCCGATGAAAAAAAATATTTGGTTTGAAAATTCCGCACATCTTATTCCAGTAGAAGAACCTGGGAAAATGCTATTAACTTTCGTAAATGAAATAAGACCGATAGTGTTAAAAAAATATTGATGAAAGCAAGTAAGGCATAAAATATATAATGAAAAAGAAAGCTTTAAAAACACACCTATAAACGACTTTTACATTTCTTACACCAATGATAAAACCGAGCAACTAAATAGGGTTGACAATCATCGGCATACGGATAACGAAATCATTATGAACTTATCTATGATTATCATTATAGCCCTTAAATCCAGAAAAAAAGTGGCGGATTAAGAAATCTTTAAATTAAGCCTTAATCCACCACTTTTGTAACTGCTGTTAGCAGATGTCTTCTCTATTTATTTAATTTTTCTAATTCGGGTAATTCACTTTTATATTTTTCAACATCCCAAATTAAATCCCAATTTTTAACATACTCAGAGATTGGACCTAAGCCAACTTCTGTTCTTCTTTTATCTACATTGTCAGGATCAGTTAATGGTAAAATATAGTAAGTATTATTACTTTGATTGATTCCTATCTGGCTTCCGTATATTTGTTTTCTACCCTCCCGAATTTCTATTCTATCAATTAGCAAAGCTAAAGAACCAGCACTTGCATTTCCTTTTGTTACAGCTTCTTTCATCATTGGTAAATATTTTTTTTGCGTTTGCAAATCTGAATGCTGAATAACAAGAAATAATGCACTGTTGGCTTGTGCACCTACTTTGTCTTTACCCACCCAGCCTTTTTCATCCAATATTTTTTTTACTTTTAATAAGTTAATGGAGTCTTTCTGATTGGTTATTTTCCAAAGGTCATTCATTTCTTTAGAATTCTGGCCGAATTTTTTTTGAGTTTCGTTCATTTGCATTCTGTATTTTTGGTCTTCCTCAAGAATTGTCAATAATTCAGCCTGCAATGGTTTGTCATAATTTGCTTCCATTAACGCTAATTTTTTTTCTAACTTTTCAATTGTTTTACCCCATTCTTTTTTTGAATGCAAATTTTCTAAATCAGTATCAGAATTTAAGTGCTTTAGATTTGTCCAGCCTTTTTCTATTGATAAATTCAACCATTTAAATGCTTGTTTTGTATTTCCGGCTAAAGAAGATGAGCATGCGCCATTATATAAGTGGCTTGGATTTTCGCTTTCAATTTTAAAAGCTTTACTATATAACTCAGCA of the Chryseobacterium viscerum genome contains:
- a CDS encoding DUF6624 domain-containing protein — its product is MRNTIYTLLLLFLFAGVNAQEYLKLISEADKLYRTKDYKTSAELYSKAFKIESENPSHLYNGACSSSLAGNTKQAFKWLNLSIEKGWTNLKHLNSDTDLENLHSKKEWGKTIEKLEKKLALMEANYDKPLQAELLTILEEDQKYRMQMNETQKKFGQNSKEMNDLWKITNQKDSINLLKVKKILDEKGWVGKDKVGAQANSALFLVIQHSDLQTQKKYLPMMKEAVTKGNASAGSLALLIDRIEIREGRKQIYGSQIGINQSNNTYYILPLTDPDNVDKRRTEVGLGPISEYVKNWDLIWDVEKYKSELPELEKLNK
- a CDS encoding outer membrane beta-barrel family protein; translated protein: MKRLLHLIIVLSGTMVTAQEKKDTAATKKINEIVLKKNKFQRKNDRFIYDIGASPAAKGATAFSILKETPLISSMDDKTLRIAGKSNAVIYINGKKTQMDADALAAFLKSMPSESIQKIEIITMPGSEFQVESSDGVINIILKKIRENGLNGSLRMSNNQGYYNNPGMGFSINYRKNKLGINSSFNSSENTKRQYYILENGSNIASNHSEGTVSVPNKDYGGYLNIDYALNDKSNLALSYSTWYNKNFTSVTNLFNTVNVLNDTVWKTDYNRSKNHENTQSYNNSVNLNYELKTDSLGSKLNINAAYLNFRKKQNSLNTTSAADSNGNTGEDISQIIQETPQIINSFSVTVDYFKKFKNDFTLSFGGNYSYTKTDNDTETSLYQLAANVVVRNPNHFFYLENIYGGYLTAEKKISDKISAKAGIRYELTQNKGNSYNAQDDNLKNLTRNYHNILPYVNLNYSISKDHNLSYSFSGRMKRPSFWEVNPVRTYLTETNYVQNNPFMKASAVYSQELNYMFKNSYFFIAGHKYYKDVILQVPLQGIIYGNGSHVNVLRYIRTNFGNRQELNFTIGFQKSFFKQYWNTNVSIGLQHNINDGSIDTDPLTGEKFPAYINTRKSNGITISTNNSIRLDQAKTWFASINYWYVGNYQIELGQLRPLGSLEIGLKKIWNDWTFSATVYDVLNTNRVIIDDQQQNGNYNYVNIYNYPRQLTVSISYNFGNKKIEKIRDFNNASDEIKNRTK
- a CDS encoding alpha/beta fold hydrolase, whose translation is MKKFSEYISPVKNKILILAVVLFSAVVFGQNNQNDEYFKSKEIIKELDSIVNPNGIQESFFANIGGIKQWINVRGKDKNNPIIIFIHGGPASPLSAVSWTYQRALEEYFTVVNYDQRGAGKTYRANDTLALGKTMHIDTFVDDALEITRLITQKYKQKKVFLTGHSWGTIIGLKAAVKAPQWYYAYIGIGQIITMQENEKLSYEYGLKMANEKNNTEALKELQSIYPYPGNQPVTRERIIIARKWPQYYGGLSAYRNNNFYYFNAPLLYPEYTIDDAEAIGLGSLFTLEKVMDEFLNFDFSKVKSLSIPVIMLLGRHDYTTPTLPVIKWMNQLKAPMKKNIWFENSAHLIPVEEPGKMLLTFVNEIRPIVLKKY